The Raphanus sativus cultivar WK10039 chromosome 2, ASM80110v3, whole genome shotgun sequence DNA segment GTGCGTTCTATCTGGTAAGACGAGATGGAACTCGACTTACCTCATGCTGAGCAAGGCACTTAAGTTTCGGTTGGCCTTTGATAGGATGGAAGCTGAGGACAAGCTGTATAATGAGTATTTTCAGGAGACAATGGATGGAAAGAAACGCGTTGGACCACCAACAAGGGATGATTGGGATGCAGTTGAAGGGCTGGTAAGGTTTCTTGTAATATTTTACAATTCGACCTTGGTAGTTTTTGCTTCAAACTCGGTGAACTCATACAAATGTTATACTGAGATTGTCACCATCGAGAGGAACCTGATTAAGTTGAGCAATGATCTTGATGTGGAGCTAAGAAAGAAAGCAATGGCTATGAGagaaaattttaataagtaTTGGGAAGGGCTAAAGAAAATCAATAGGCTGTTGATAGTTGCTAGCATCTTAGATCCAAGGAACAAGATGAGGTTTGCTACTCTTTGTTTTGAGCGGGTTTATGGTAAAGACAATGTAGAAACTAAGGCTCTACAGAGTTCAGTTGCGGATGTCTTGAAGAGTTTGTTTGAGGAATATACTCTGAGGTATGTGACTGTGCACGGGGATGATATCATTGGCACACGATCTCAATCTGGTGCAACATCATCTCAGAGTACTGGTCAAGATGGTTCCAGTAGAATGGATTTAGATACTGATGTGGGTTAGAGCGCATGGACTTTGTCTACAAAGAGATGATTGATGAAATCGGCATTGAAGATGCTGCAAATGAGGTGGAAATCTATCTGAAAGATAAGGTGGAAATTACTAAGAACAGTCTTCTGGGATCAGAATATGATGTGCTGGGATGGTGAAAGGTAAATGAACACAAGTACCCGGTTCTGTGTGAAATAGCTAAGGATATCCTAGCTATGCAAGTGTCTTCAGTAGCATCTGAATCCGCCTTCAGCACTAGTAGTCGAGTTCTTGATCCTTACAGAAGTTGTTTAACTCATTACATGATAGAGGTGTTGTTGTGTACTGAGCAGTGGATGAAGAGTGATACCCACTTACGTGTGAGAGCATCAGTTTTCCGCAATAACCAACTTATGAGTGATGTTGAGCAGCAAGATCAACTATACAGAGGTAACATTCTATAACAATCCATTACATTCATTCCTTATATCTTTACTTATGAGTTATGATTGAATATGAGTTATGTAATTGACTGCATATGCGTTGTGCAATATGATAGAGTTTGAGGCCCACGGACTAGGGGAGTCTGAGATACAAGCAGAGCCGCAAGAAGATTTTTAAGAGTGATAAACTGATAAGGTACACCACTACACATCTACACGTTTTATTGCgttcttcttcaacttctcatcatcacttaaaaagttataataatCTTACAAGTATAAAACTTTGGTAACAGGTTATCTTTGAACTTTGAAGAATGGAAGATGATGCTTGACTTAATGATGCTTCTCATCATCACTTAATGATGCTTGActgcttgttgttgttgttggttatTGCTATTTAATTTCGGCTTTTTATGTTTAAGAACCTGGTATTTGCTTATTATTGTTGTTGAATTTGAACTTGTGTGTTGTGTTGATGAAATTTGAAGAACGAAAGATGATGATGTTTGTTGTTATTTTGCTATGTTTTTGACTTGTTATGTGTTTTTATACTCGAGGAACCGAAGTTTTTTCGATTATTTCGGGTATTAAGTACCCAATTAGTCTAGAAACCGGTTATTTCTCGTTTTTTCGGTTATTTTTCGGTTTTCTCGGTTACATGCCGGTTCTTAAATTTAGTACTCATACCGAACCGAACTGAGGACAaaccgaaccgatccgaaccgtTTTTCGTTGGTTCCTATTTGGTTACTAGAAATGAAAACCCGAATTACCCGAACCGGAACCGAATCGAAAaccgaatgcccaggcctagccTTAAAGATGTTAAAGTAGTTTATACGATAGAAGTCCATAAAGATTTTTTTAGGATGTTGTAGAATATATTTTGTCCATTTGGTCCTTATGAGATTTTGGTTTATCATTATGTGTTCTGGATGCTCTTTTTACGAGCTGTTTAACTTCAGCTTCAGAGAGTTTAGAGCCAAGTTTGTTCAGACAAGTTTTTAAACTGCTTGATAAGTTATTTACCCGCTTTATCGGAATCTGTagtctcttgtttttttttttcgaaatctGTACTCTCAAACATGGTTTTAAGGCAGACCCCCCTTtttcaattaattaattaagttctaagatattttaaattagGCATGGGCGTTCGGTGGCCTGTTCGGTATCGGTCCGGGTGATTCGGATTTTCGGATTTTTGGGATTATGCTTAGAAGTATCATTCGGTATTTACTAATTATCgtatcggattcggttcggtttcttCCGCGTTCGGTTCGGATTGGATATAACCAATGTTTAAAAtcgttcaaaaaaatattttttaaacttcaaaaagtaacaaattttgttttaaaatatatgaattattttcaaatctaattaaatattagttaaactaaacaaatttgctaaaaataattcaaaataacaaataaaacaaactacaaaaatattttgaataatcaaaaatatccaaatcaccttaaaatatatcaaaacattaacatatttaactaatttcggATATTTTTGGATTCTAGTTCGgatttcggatcggttcggattaTAACCAAACACCAAAGTACTAAACTCATAAGTCCCGtcggatatttttgtataacagttcggattcggtttcagttttTCCGGTTCGGGTTTAGATATGTACTTCGGGTTGAGGTAAAAACGCCCAGACCTATTTTAAATGATCAAATTTGCAGAATTCAGaagaaaagataatatataaaataatttactgTTTTCTAAGTATTCTTCATAAGGATTACGAACAATTAATACGAACGATGGAACAAAAAGGATTTAATTTGGTTACAAAGAGCCAAGACGTGACacagtatatataaaaactcaGTTTTGAAGAGAAGAAATAACATTTTTGAGACAGTATCGGTTGATTAAATTACTCTCGCCTCCGGTTTTTTCCCCGGGTtaacatttaatttttgatCAATGAAACGGAAGACGTTTCCCTTGTGGCTGTGTAGTACCGCTTCTCATCATTGCACAGAACTCCTCAAAGTTTATTCTTCCATCCTGTAACAGAGCCAGTCGTGTCAATACAATGTTTCTTAACAACCGATTTTTCATAATTTGATATGTTGGATGTGTCTTACATTGTCGGTATCAACTTCAGATATAACTTCTTTGATGCTAGCTTCATCTCCCATTCCATACTCTTTCATGGCACTTTCCAACTCATCCCTAGTTATGTGCCTGTTGTATATCATAACCAAGATAACACCATTAGCAATAATACCTCATGGCAGCTACACACATTCGGACATTGATTTGTAAGCTTACCCGCTGTTGTCTTTATCAAAATGTTGGAACGCTTTGTATACATGCTCATCTCGATCCAGTTTGTAACGATGCATTGTCGCAGAGATAAACTCGAAGTAGTCGATTGTTCCGTTACCATCCACATCAGCCtgcaaaaattaaataatcatcATGTGGAGAAGTAAAAAGATAAGATGCTGAAAATAATACTCACAGCTTCCATGAGTTGCTTCACTTCAGTTTCAGAGAGTTTAGAACCAAGCCTAGTTAGCCCTGTTTTCAGTTCTTCGTATGTAATTGTACCGCTTTTGTCGGTATCTATGTTCGCAAACATGGTCTTGAGACCTTTGATTTCCTCTTCTGATAGGCTCTCCGCAATAACCTGCAAACCAATCACACAAAGAAGTTCAGACACCAATGGATATGAGATCTTTCATTCAATTAAAGAACACAAAGAGACGACAAGGCAATAAAAAACATGCATTATTAGTACAAAGAACGGTTTACCTTAAGGGCTAGCTTCTTGAGCTTGTTCATGGCTCGGAACTGTTTCATACGAGATAATACAGCACTATCAATAGGCTTGTCTGGTGCTTCTCCGCCTTTGATCCAAGGATGTTCTATAAAACCATAAGGATTGCTACATATTAGTTAAGCATTACTAGTTAGGAGGAGGACACTAAACTTAAAGACCTAATAAAAAATGACTGGCTAACTTGTTCTGGTGCTGTGCCTACA contains these protein-coding regions:
- the LOC108833946 gene encoding zinc finger BED domain-containing protein RICESLEEPER 2-like — protein: MYVKRKASMCNMFSSSKQHVSLTTDIWVAPSTAASYMVVTAHWIDTNWRLRKLIIGFKNVIDHKGVTIARVLEECLSEWSIMKIFTIIVDNATVNTNALKIFAELYGAIASDALVLDGRFLHMGCPAHIVNLVVKDGLKEIDDSICAIRNSITYVRSSTTRLNSFELCVLSGKTRWNSTYLMLSKALKFRLAFDRMEAEDKLYNEYFQETMDGKKRVGPPTRDDWDAVEGLVRFLVIFYNSTLVVFASNSVNSYKCYTEIVTIERNLIKLSNDLDVELRKKAMAMRENFNKYWEGLKKINRLLIVASILDPRNKMRFATLCFERVYGKDNVETKALQSSVADVLKSLFEEYTLRYVTVHGDDIIGTRSQSGATSSQSTGQDGSSRMDLDTDVG